DNA from Drosophila busckii strain San Diego stock center, stock number 13000-0081.31 chromosome 2R, ASM1175060v1, whole genome shotgun sequence:
AATGCTTTGCCAAGATAATTGGAGATGCACCACTCTAATATCCCGTTACGTAAGTCTGTGAAAGTGATCGCAGCGTAACGTAAAATTTGTCGCGTTTTAAGTGATACATTTTCATTCACTAAGTTATTAATTTCATGTTGTCCAAGAAAACTATTGAAATAGTTAAGCTTGTCTTTGTATAAGTCTAGAACTAGTTCTTCGCGACCATCATGAAAAGGCGTAGCTACTGGAGGTGGAGCTACTGATGGTGAAATTGTAGTTGGTTGTATTGTTGGAGTGGTAAGTGTGTAGCTGGTGGTTGCTGTTTCAATGgaattactaaaaaaaaaaaatagaaaatgttatTACTATATACACTATGTAGCAGATGTAAAACTGTCCTAAGAGTAATGTATGCTTACGGTAATTTTGTCGGACTTATGTTGCTAAGAgaattgcattttgaatttatattgctCATAGTCAAATTAGATTGGTTGGCAGTATTAATCAGGTGTATGGCCtcgtttattatttctttagctttgcACAATTTGTCAATAAACGTTGATTGGCTTCCAATATCTGAGCTATGAACATTACTTGCTGAACTGTCAGTCGGTATTGAATCAAAGTATAACTTCATTTCAGTTAATTCTGTAATCACTTTTGATACAAATGCTTTGCCAACATAATTGGAGATGCACCACTCGGATATCTCGCTCCGTAAGTCTGTGAAATGGATCGCAGCGTCACGTAAATTTTGTCGCGTTTTAAGTGATACATTTTCATTCACTAAGTTATTAATTTCATGTTGTCCAAGAAAACTATTGAAATAGTTAAGCTTGTCTTTGTATAAGTCTAGGATTAATTCTTCGCGACCATCATGAAAAGGCGTAGCTACTGGAGGTGGAGCTACTGATGGTGAAATTGTAGTTGGTTGTATTGTTGGAGTGGTAAGTGTGCAGCTGGTGGTTGCTGTTTCAATGgaattactaaaaaaaaaaatagaaaatgttattaatatatacacTATGTAGCAGATGTAAAACTATCTTAAGAGTAATGTATGCTTACGGTAATTTTGTCGGACTTATGTTGCTAAgagaattgcattttaaaattacattgCCCATATTGAAATTAGATTGGTTGGCAGTATTAATCAGGTGTATGGCCTCGTTTATTATTTCGTtagctttgcataatttgtcaATAAACGTTGATTGGCTTCCAGTATCTGAGCTATGAACATTACATGCATAATTGTCACTCGGTATTAAATCAAAGTATAACTTCATTTCAGTTAATTCTGTAACCACTTTTGATACAAATGCTTTGCCAACATAATTGGAGATGCACCACTCGGATATCTCGCTCCGTAAGTCTGTGAAATGGATCGCAGCGTAACGTAAATTTTGTCGCGTTTTAAGTGATACATTTTCTTGCACTAAGTTATTAATTTCATGTTGTCCAAGAAAACTATTGAAATAGTTAAGCTTGTCTTTGTATAAGTCTAGAACTAGTTCTTCGCGACCATCATGAAAACCGATTGATGTTGCGCTGGCAGCAACGAAGCACAACACAAGAACATAAAGTGAATTCATTTGGATTATTCAGTAATTAGTAAATGTGTCACTCGGACTAACAAAAATTGACTgatcttaaatttaaaagacaGGGGGCTTTATACAATGTACGAATGATTTTCTTAtctattttgtatatgtatgaacAGCAaagacaaatacaaatacttcAATCCGAATAAAGTGAACTGCGTGAAGACACGTAATcttgtgttttattattttttttcccCGCTTATGTTCAGCggatatttaattatatatatatgacataTATTAACCTCTTAGCactcaattaaaatatcaaataaaatattatctTTAATGATAGACACAAAGATTTATTAAAGAGTTTACAAAAATCGTTAAGACTTCAAATATCTAAGCAATACAAGTGGGTTTATTAAAGTTGGACGAATCagattttaaatacacatttCGGTATCCCGCTTGAAATTCTGTAATTTTAGAAATAGAGCCTATATTCATTAATCTAAGCTTGAGCACTTAGTAAtttatattacgcatacgtataGTTGGTCTTGGTATGTGCCCAATCCTTCTACAAAAATGATcagaaattgaattaaattgattgcGAAATCCAACGTTATCAGCGCATACTctcttcattattttttttaaataaaattgaaattcatttgaagCGAAATTCTTAAAATCCAGAGGCCAAGGCTACTGACATTTCTAAGTGTGCTATTCAGCGAAGCCGAAATTCTGGaaaatagcaattaaaattatttgacaaTAAATAAGTGCTGCTTCGTTTAGTTTTATTGAAAATCTTGACATATTTTACATACATAGCATATACATCCAAGGCTGTCAgcgcatattattttaattatttgcttaatataacatttaaattcaagtgaaGTTGAATATGAAGAATTCACATTCTGCGAACTGGCAAACTTATTTCAGAAAGAAAGAATTTCATTGGATCTGgtcatttacatacatttacaaacgttcatatatacataaatatgtatttttcatGTTGTTCAAGTTATAATAGTTAAGCTTGTCAATGTATAAGTCTAGGATTAGTTCTTCGTGACCATCACGAAACTTCCTAACTTTTCCAGGAAAACGGATTGATGTTGCGGTAGCAGCAACGAACCAcaacataaaaacataaagtGAATTCATTTTGATTCTTCAGTAATTGGTAAATGTGTCACACAGACTAACAAAAATTGACTgatcttaaatttaaaagacaTATTATACAATGCACTATGGTCCCAAagtcggttttttttttggcataaagtctACTATGAAAGCTAGGGACTTGAAATTTGGCATGAGctttatttagaatattttagaattttgtatttttttttttcaaatataaatttaaaacttttttttttgttggaaGACGCCAAGTCACCGCGCACATAGTATTAATTTCCAACAATTTTCGATTAAAAATTCACCTGCAACATGTGAGTTTTTCTCGAAAAGAGGGAAAAACGGGGAAAAGATTTTACTGCGCGGTCAAATACGATATTTATAAGAACAAACGTACATAAAAAtactattcaaaatatataatacataccTTTATCTTCATTTtacattgttaaattatttttattgacgcgaaaatatttaattgtgaaaaaaactaaaatcatgttttgttttttttgttttaagcgtCTGATTGATTGCTGACTTTTAAGAGTTTACAAAAAACCtaacataatattataaatttgtattgtatgTGTACcatgtatttactttaagatTACATcatcaaaaaatcaaaattcttTCATTGAAATTTGGagtttatgccaaaaaaaaatcgacttTGGGACCATAGTGCAATGTACGAATTATGTTCTTAtctattttgtatatgtatgaacaacaaatacaaatgtaaatagaTTTGAACATAACTCGTGGGTATAACCCcgcttgtttttaaatttgagatCAGTCAATTTTTGTTCGTC
Protein-coding regions in this window:
- the LOC117134674 gene encoding uncharacterized protein LOC117134674 — translated: MKLYFDLIPSDNYACNVHSSDTGSQSTFIDKLCKANEIINEAIHLINTANQSNFNMGNVILKCNSLSNISPTKLPNSIETATTSCTLTTPTIQPTTISPSVAPPPVATPFHDGREELILDLYKDKLNYFNSFLGQHEINNLVNENVSLKTRQNLRDAAIHFTDLRSEISEWCISNYVGKAFVSKVITELTEMKLYFDSIPTDSSASNVHSSDIGSQSTFIDKLCKAKEIINEAIHLINTANQSNLTMSNINSKCNSLSNISPTKLPNSIETATTSYTLTTPTIQPTTISPSVAPPPVATPFHDGREELVLDLYKDKLNYFNSFLGQHEINNLVNENVSLKTRQILRYAAITFTDLRNGILEWCISNYLGKAFVLQVITELSQLKRYFDSIPTNSSASNVHSSDIRSQSTFIDKLCKAKEIINEAIHLINTANQSNLTMSNINSKCNSLSNISPPKLPALIDTTTTNYEPPTHCESTTPPTVDCQPTTTSQQTTLPEQGCGPSNKQYLKMLNAGCEWPNNYCEAYLSKSTMEELNHGCIMGNANVLPTFLTPSTTHIDQNVVDV